A single genomic interval of Drosophila virilis strain 15010-1051.87 chromosome 2, Dvir_AGI_RSII-ME, whole genome shotgun sequence harbors:
- the Mettl3 gene encoding N(6)-adenosine-methyltransferase MT-A70-like protein isoform X2: MADAWDIKSLKTKRNTLREKLEKRKKERFDILSDKQEDQSNPKKELVEADVEVQKAVLQALSASTLVLPIVSTQVVNKVGGLMEKPPTMEMVNFILGKLANQGAIGIRNVTIGTEAGYEVISVQTKELLEIYDDVNDSCQQNEEKDVKRKLESGQDELSDAERLQCKMLKVDAAAGRKESTSLDASDDIMMLLSLPSTREKQSKQVGEEILELLTKPTAKERSVAEKFKSHGGAQVMEFCSHGTKVECLKAQQVANEMAAKKKLERREEKELRGADVSIGSSTKLTKLGTEDAEDGEIIADTLNNCEGESQESTDDSETSGDSDKCTKLHFKKIIQSHTDESLGDCSFLNTCFHMATCKYVHYEVDTLPHINTNKPTDVKTKLSLKRSVDSSCTLYPPQWIQCDLRFLDMTVLGKFAVVMADPPWDIHMELPYGTMSDDEMRALGIPALQEEGLIFLWVTGRAMELGRDCLKLWGYERVDELIWVKTNQLQRIIRTGRTGHWLNHGKEHCLVGMKGNPTNLNRGLDCDVIVAEVRATSHKPDEIYGIIERLSPGTRKIELFGRPHNIQPNWITLGNQLDGIRLVDPELITQFQKRYPDGNCMSPTAAAVNAIKN, translated from the exons atGGCCGATGCGTGGGACATAAAGTCGCTCAAGACAAAACGAAATACGTTGCGCGAAAAGCTGGAGAAGCGTAAGAAGGAACGCTTCGACATACTATCTGACAAACAGGAGGATCAATCCAATCCAAAAAAGGAGCTCG TTGAAGCCGATGTTGAGGTGCAAAAGGCAGTACTGCAGGCGCTCAGTGCCAGCACTCTGGTGCTGCCAATTGTCTCTACACAGGTGGTAAATAAAGTCGGCGGCCTCATGGAGAAGCCGCCAACCATGGAAATGGTTAACTTCATATTGGGCAAGCTTGCCAATCAAGGGGCCATCGGCATAAGGAATGTCACGATTGGCACGGAAGCGGGCTACGAGGTGATTTCCGTGCAAACCAAGGAGCTCTTGGAGATTTATGACGATGTCAACGACAGTTGCCAGCAGAATGAGGAAAAGGATGTCAAGCGAAAGT TAGAGTCCGGACAGGATGAGCTGAGCGATGCTGAGCGTTTGCAGTGTAAAATGCTAAAAGTTGATGCAGCTGCCGGCCGCAAGGAGTCCACCAGTCTGGATGCCTCAGACGACATCATGATGCTGCTCTCCCTGCCCTCAACGCGCGAGAAACAGAGCAAACAGGTTGGCGAGGAGATTCTCGAGCTGCTGACGAAGCCAACGGCCAAAGAGCGCTCCGTAGCTGAAAAGTTTAAATCCCATGGCGGTGCACAAGTCATGGAGTTTTGCTCACATGGCACCAAGGTCGAGTGTCTCAAGGCACAGCAGGTGGCCAACGAGATGGCGGCCAAAAAGAAACTCGAACGTCGCGAGGAGAAGGAATTGCGCGGCGCTGATGTGTCCATTGGCAGCAGCACCAAGCTGACCAAGCTGGGTACCGAGGATGCCGAAGATGGTGAAATCATTGCCGACACCCTAAACAACTGTGAGGGTGAATCGCAGGAGTCTACGGATGACAGCGAAACTTCCGGCGACTCGGACAAATGCACAAAGTTGCACTTTAAGAAAATCATTCAGTCGCACACGGACGAGTCTCTGGGCGATTGCAGTTTCCTTAATACCTGCTTCCACATGGCCACCTGCAAGTACGTCCATTATGAGGTGGACACGCTGCCGCACATTAATACCAATAAGCCGACGGATGTGAAGACCAAGCTCAGCCTGAAGCGCAGCGTTGACTCCAGCTGCACTTTGTATCCGCCGCAGTGGATACAGTGCGATCTGCGATTTCTGGACATGACTGTGCTGGGCAAATTTGCTGTCGTTATGGCCGATCCGCCATGGGACATACACATGGAGCTGCCCTATGGCACCATGTCCGACGATGAGATGCGCGCCTTGGGCATACCAGCGCTGCAGGAGGAGGGTCTCATATTTCTCTGGGTAACTGGGCGCGCCATGGAACTGGGTCGCGATTGCCTCAAACTGTGGGGCTACGAGCGCGTCGACGAGCTGATCTGGGTGAAAACGAATCAGCTGCAGCGCATTATACGCACGGGCCGCACCGGCCACTGGCTGAATCACGGCAAGGAGCATTGTTTGGTCGGCATGAAGGGCAATCCCACAAATCTGAATCGCGGCCTCGACTGCGATGTCATTGTGGCAGAAGTGCGCGCCACCAGTCACAAGCCCGACGAGATCTACGGCATCATCGAACGCCTCAGTCCGGGCACACGAAAAATCGAGCTCTTCGGCCGGCCACACAACATACAGCCCAACTGGATAACGCTGGGCAATCAGCTGGATGGCATACGTCTGGTCGATCCCGAGCTGATTACCCAGTTCCAAAAGCGTTATCCCGACGGCAACTGCATGTCGCCCACGGCGGCGGCggtaaatgcaattaaaaattaa
- the Mettl3 gene encoding N(6)-adenosine-methyltransferase MT-A70-like protein isoform X1 has product MADAWDIKSLKTKRNTLREKLEKRKKERFDILSDKQEDQSNPKKELVEADVEVQKAVLQALSASTLVLPIVSTQVVNKVGGLMEKPPTMEMVNFILGKLANQGAIGIRNVTIGTEAGYEVISVQTKELLEIYDDVNDSCQQNEEKDVKRKSVESGQDELSDAERLQCKMLKVDAAAGRKESTSLDASDDIMMLLSLPSTREKQSKQVGEEILELLTKPTAKERSVAEKFKSHGGAQVMEFCSHGTKVECLKAQQVANEMAAKKKLERREEKELRGADVSIGSSTKLTKLGTEDAEDGEIIADTLNNCEGESQESTDDSETSGDSDKCTKLHFKKIIQSHTDESLGDCSFLNTCFHMATCKYVHYEVDTLPHINTNKPTDVKTKLSLKRSVDSSCTLYPPQWIQCDLRFLDMTVLGKFAVVMADPPWDIHMELPYGTMSDDEMRALGIPALQEEGLIFLWVTGRAMELGRDCLKLWGYERVDELIWVKTNQLQRIIRTGRTGHWLNHGKEHCLVGMKGNPTNLNRGLDCDVIVAEVRATSHKPDEIYGIIERLSPGTRKIELFGRPHNIQPNWITLGNQLDGIRLVDPELITQFQKRYPDGNCMSPTAAAVNAIKN; this is encoded by the exons atGGCCGATGCGTGGGACATAAAGTCGCTCAAGACAAAACGAAATACGTTGCGCGAAAAGCTGGAGAAGCGTAAGAAGGAACGCTTCGACATACTATCTGACAAACAGGAGGATCAATCCAATCCAAAAAAGGAGCTCG TTGAAGCCGATGTTGAGGTGCAAAAGGCAGTACTGCAGGCGCTCAGTGCCAGCACTCTGGTGCTGCCAATTGTCTCTACACAGGTGGTAAATAAAGTCGGCGGCCTCATGGAGAAGCCGCCAACCATGGAAATGGTTAACTTCATATTGGGCAAGCTTGCCAATCAAGGGGCCATCGGCATAAGGAATGTCACGATTGGCACGGAAGCGGGCTACGAGGTGATTTCCGTGCAAACCAAGGAGCTCTTGGAGATTTATGACGATGTCAACGACAGTTGCCAGCAGAATGAGGAAAAGGATGTCAAGCGAAAGT CAGTAGAGTCCGGACAGGATGAGCTGAGCGATGCTGAGCGTTTGCAGTGTAAAATGCTAAAAGTTGATGCAGCTGCCGGCCGCAAGGAGTCCACCAGTCTGGATGCCTCAGACGACATCATGATGCTGCTCTCCCTGCCCTCAACGCGCGAGAAACAGAGCAAACAGGTTGGCGAGGAGATTCTCGAGCTGCTGACGAAGCCAACGGCCAAAGAGCGCTCCGTAGCTGAAAAGTTTAAATCCCATGGCGGTGCACAAGTCATGGAGTTTTGCTCACATGGCACCAAGGTCGAGTGTCTCAAGGCACAGCAGGTGGCCAACGAGATGGCGGCCAAAAAGAAACTCGAACGTCGCGAGGAGAAGGAATTGCGCGGCGCTGATGTGTCCATTGGCAGCAGCACCAAGCTGACCAAGCTGGGTACCGAGGATGCCGAAGATGGTGAAATCATTGCCGACACCCTAAACAACTGTGAGGGTGAATCGCAGGAGTCTACGGATGACAGCGAAACTTCCGGCGACTCGGACAAATGCACAAAGTTGCACTTTAAGAAAATCATTCAGTCGCACACGGACGAGTCTCTGGGCGATTGCAGTTTCCTTAATACCTGCTTCCACATGGCCACCTGCAAGTACGTCCATTATGAGGTGGACACGCTGCCGCACATTAATACCAATAAGCCGACGGATGTGAAGACCAAGCTCAGCCTGAAGCGCAGCGTTGACTCCAGCTGCACTTTGTATCCGCCGCAGTGGATACAGTGCGATCTGCGATTTCTGGACATGACTGTGCTGGGCAAATTTGCTGTCGTTATGGCCGATCCGCCATGGGACATACACATGGAGCTGCCCTATGGCACCATGTCCGACGATGAGATGCGCGCCTTGGGCATACCAGCGCTGCAGGAGGAGGGTCTCATATTTCTCTGGGTAACTGGGCGCGCCATGGAACTGGGTCGCGATTGCCTCAAACTGTGGGGCTACGAGCGCGTCGACGAGCTGATCTGGGTGAAAACGAATCAGCTGCAGCGCATTATACGCACGGGCCGCACCGGCCACTGGCTGAATCACGGCAAGGAGCATTGTTTGGTCGGCATGAAGGGCAATCCCACAAATCTGAATCGCGGCCTCGACTGCGATGTCATTGTGGCAGAAGTGCGCGCCACCAGTCACAAGCCCGACGAGATCTACGGCATCATCGAACGCCTCAGTCCGGGCACACGAAAAATCGAGCTCTTCGGCCGGCCACACAACATACAGCCCAACTGGATAACGCTGGGCAATCAGCTGGATGGCATACGTCTGGTCGATCCCGAGCTGATTACCCAGTTCCAAAAGCGTTATCCCGACGGCAACTGCATGTCGCCCACGGCGGCGGCggtaaatgcaattaaaaattaa